In Musa acuminata AAA Group cultivar baxijiao chromosome BXJ2-10, Cavendish_Baxijiao_AAA, whole genome shotgun sequence, a genomic segment contains:
- the LOC135625179 gene encoding protein GRAVITROPIC IN THE LIGHT 1-like, protein MEWSSATRSPTLETLSRTFSKLLRLRCSASDADVAPGEDDCSIHKPKAAQNLSDCSPILLSDCSGSDSCQVAYEKQQHRLSSNVKEAMESLLANLFASISAVEAAYVQLQMAQSPYDPDSIQSCDLAIVSELKRVSELKQSYLRNHSIIPYTDADGMMGPGPALAARIAEQHNLIKTSQITTSKLQAHLELRDFEISSLQAELLACEKVNQALESKLHPGRSLCVLDGLPLSDLSPIHFLAVLRWTFNSIRSFVKFMVKEMESAGWDLDAAAGAIQPDLLRRKKPGHRTFAFQSYVCQGMFSDFHHRSYNVAALKDRSAWGRRRWFDEFTELSRVGSNQKLSQRSAIAKFATAKYQALVHPKMESSFFGSRDRERSPAGSTGRDFPDSAFFSGFAEMARRVYLLHCLFFSFDDRFIFQVRRGTRFSQVYMENVVEDEDDDDDAAAELTPPTVGFTVVPGFRVGRTLIQSKVYPSSTMDGA, encoded by the coding sequence ATGGAGTGGAGCAGCGCGACGCGGTCACCGACGTTGGAAACGTTGTCTCGGACCTTCAGCAAGCTCCTTCGCCTCCGCTGCTCCGCCAGCGATGCCGACGTTGCCCCCGGCGAAGATGACTGCTCGATCCATAAACCGAAGGCGGCCCAGAACTTGAGCGACTGTTCCCCCATCCTCCTGTCTgattgcagcggcagcgactcgtGCCAAGTGGCGTATGAGAAGCAGCAACACCGGCTCTCCTCGAACGTCAAAGAAGCCATGGAGTCTCTCCTCGCCAACCTCTTCGCCAGTATATCTGCTGTCGAAGCTGCCTACGTCCAGCTCCAAATGGCGCAGTCACCGTATGATCCCGACTCGATACAGTCTTGTGACTTGGCCATCGTCTCTGAGCTCAAGCGCGTCTCCGAGCTGAAGCAATCCTACTTGAGGAACCATTCCATCATTCCGTATACCGATGCTGACGGAATGATGGGCCCGGGCCCGGCACTTGCTGCCCGGATCGCAGAGCAGCACAATCTAATCAAGACCTCTCAGATCACCACGAGCAAGCTCCAAGCTCACCTCGAGCTCAGGGATTTCGAGATATCCTCGCTCCAGGCCGAGCTGCTTGCGTGCGAGAAGGTCAACCAAGCGTTGGAGTCGAAGCTTCATCCTGGCCGCTCGCTCTGTGTCCTGGATGGCCTACCCCTCTCCGACCTAAGCCCCATCCATTTCCTCGCCGTTCTTCGATGGACCTTCAACTCCATCAGATCCTTCGTCAAATTCATGGTGAAGGAAATGGAGTCAGCCGGGTGGGACCTCGATGCTGCCGCTGGTGCAATCCAGCCGGACTTACTCCGCCGTAAAAAGCCCGGCCATCGGACCTTCGCCTTCCAGTCCTACGTCTGCCAGGGGATGTTCTCGGATTTCCACCACAGAAGTTACAACGTGGCCGCCCTGAAAGATCGATCGGCATGGGGTCGGCGCCGGTGGTTCGATGAATTCACGGAGCTGTCACGCGTCGGATCGAACCAAAAGCTCAGCCAACGCTCGGCGATCGCGAAGTTCGCCACGGCGAAGTATCAGGCGCTGGTGCATCCGAAGATGGAATCGTCGTTCTTCGGCAGTCGTGATCGGGAAAGGTCTCCTGCAGGAAGCACGGGCCGGGACTTCCCGGACTCGGCGTTCTTCAGTGGGTTCGCGGAGATGGCGAGGCGAGTGTATCTCCTCCACTGCTTGTTCTTCTCGTTCGATGACAGGTTCATTTTCCAGGTGCGACGTGGCACCCGGTTCTCCCAAGTGTACATGGAGAACGTGGTGGAGGAcgaggacgacgacgatgacgctgCAGCCGAGCTCACGCCGCCCACGGTTGGGTTCACCGTCGTCCCTGGGTTCAGGGTGGGTCGGACACTGATCCAAAGCAAGGTCTACCCCTCGTCAACCATGGACGGAGCATGA
- the LOC135625180 gene encoding putative pentatricopeptide repeat-containing protein At1g53330 — MEKATKISPFRLSTLLRLETNPQIALQLFRNPTPTPNPSRPFRRSARSYDLIVCKLGKARMFAEMENVLHEMNRETRFAAKEALFCRVISFYGRTRMPAAARRTFDRIPSFRCRRTIRSFNSLLHVTLGCGDLEGVRSMCRDLDDYGLTPDACTYNVLIRAQVLAGCIEGAWELFDEMRSKGIAPTVSTFGTLVSALCANSMLDEAFRLKETMLTEYKVKPNAYIYTPLIKGLCKSGELDLALQLKEEMLSDKDLVMDSAVYSTLIRALFRVNRKGEVVGILEEMKRIGIKPDVVTYNAMISGFCEDEKDFDAAFETLNEMVRQRCKPDVVSYNTIIAGLCKAGRWSDASELFDDLPRRECCPDVVSHRILFEGLCDAGEFRKARMVLDEMMFKGYKLGAVNMRKLLEGLLSGEKDRILVDSTLFSVAKANGMGLEDWETVVGNIVTEPEKLKVAKLLACLSMRSVVATGTKSAAALVAHNN, encoded by the coding sequence ATGGAAAAGGCCACCAAGATCTCGCCTTTCCGCCTCTCCACCCTTCTTCGCCTCGAGACAAACCCTCAGATCGCCCTCCAACTCTTCCGCAATCCAACCCCGACCCCAAACCCTTCGAGGCCCTTCCGCCGCAGCGCGCGGTCCTACGATCTCATCGTCTGCAAGCTCGGGAAGGCGCGCATGTTCGCGGAGATGGAGAACGTCCTACACGAGATGAACCGCGAGACTCGTTTTGCTGCCAAGGAAGCCCTCTTCTGCCGCGTCATCTCCTTCTATGGCCGAACCCGCATGCCAGCCGCCGCGCGCCGCACGTTCGATCGCATTCCCTCTTTTCGATGCCGCCGGACCATCCGGTCCTTCAACTCCCTTCTCCACGTTACGCTCGGATGCGGCGACCTCGAGGGCGTCAGGTCGATGTGCCGTGATCTCGACGACTACGGGCTAACCCCGGACGCGTGCACCTACAACGTGCTCATTCGCGCCCAGGTTTTGGCAGGCTGTATAGAAGGCGCGTGGGAGTTGTTCGACGAAATGCGAAGTAAAGGGATTGCTCCGACCGTTTCTACTTTCGGCACTCTAGTCTCCGCTCTCTGTGCTAATTCCATGTTGGATGAGGCCTTTAGGCTAAAAGAAACGATGCTGACAGAGTACAAGGTAAAGCCCAACGCTTACATATACACCCCTCTGATCAAAGGCCTCTGCAAAAGTGGCGAATTGGACCTTGCGCTTCAGCTAAAAGAAGAGATGCTGTCAGACAAAGACTTGGTAATGGACTCCGCCGTGTATTCCACTCTGATTCGAGCTCTCTTCAGAGTGAACAGGAAAGGAGAGGTGGTTGGGATTCTGGAGGAAATGAAACGAATCGGGATAAAGCCAGACGTCGTGACTTACAATGCGATGATCAGTGGATTCTGCGAGGACGAGAAGGACTTCGATGCGGCCTTCGAGACTTTGAATGAGATGGTGCGGCAGAGATGCAAGCCGGACGTGGTAAGTTACAACACGATCATCGCTGGGCTTTGCAAGGCAGGGAGGTGGAGCGATGCGAGCGAGCTGTTCGACGACCTGCCGAGGAGGGAGTGCTGCCCGGACGTGGTGTCCCACCGGATATTGTTCGAGGGACTGTGTGATGCAGGCGAATTCAGAAAGGCGAGGATGGTTTTGGATGAGATGATGTTCAAAGGGTATAAGCTCGGTGCAGTGAACATGCGAAAGCTTTTGGAGGGATTGTTGAGCGGAGAGAAGGATCGGATTCTGGTGGATTCGACTTTGTTTAGTGTAGCGAAGGCAAATGGTATGGGCTTGGAAGATTGGGAGACTGTGGTAGGAAACATAGTGACGGAGCCTGAGAAGCTGAAGGTTGCAAAGCTTCTAGCTTGTTTGTCAATGAGATCAGTGGTGGCAACTGGGACCAAATCGGCAGCTGCGTTAGTTGCACATAATAACTGA
- the LOC135625777 gene encoding pentatricopeptide repeat-containing protein At5g16860-like: MKPFLSLVNLLRVAVSFSRLLSSSSVSLPVLSKDFHSVKDHCRHLLELGILHDNPALGSRAHARIVVFGLERDSFLSTKLITLYSLCGRLHNADAIFARVPRCDAFILNAILRGYCANGLHQEAIDLFHRKRKDGVRPDSYTFSCIFKACASLSDLRQGKELHHLAAAGGFQSDVFVGNSLMCVYAKCGSIEDVVRVFDGMPQQDTVSWTSIISAYALDGRNLEAAEKVRQMIECGFRPDQVTMLTVLTMSGDTPEVVGQVHGYMLRSGFELTSMIQNSLISAYGKCGRAEEARKVFDSCARVNRVTWNALISSYAQNGLFDESMQLLRDMKHSGCDLDVVTYSGVISSFSQNDLFGSAMAVFEELVSVGLKPDVVAVASILPAISGLQCSNYCKEIHAFSYRHWLESDRRIRNALVSVYSKFGLLQCAERVFGAIGERDVISWSSMVMGYAQNQYFAEALDTFRQMIGTRTKPNPITITSVLSSCAGVSGLRQGKELHAWAVKNSVDDQPFVGSALVDMYAKCGRLGDSRKVFDPMEDKNLVTYNVMMGGYAVHGLTENALEIFRMVDEPDQVSFIAALSACSHGGKVEEGIEIFNSMKDLKVSPREGHYALMVDLLARSGRLQEALDLIATMPTKASSEIWGAMLGACRIHSDLEIGIYTGNRIIESGSGNSGYYVLLSNILADFGRWEDVEVIRELMKEKEVKKCAGCSWIEVNKRVRSFVAKERAQQPEWKSMFQVLSALNEQTRGMSC, from the coding sequence ATGAAACCTTTCTTATCGCTCGTCAACCTCCTCAGAGTTGCCGTCTCTTTCTCCAGATTACTAAGCTCTTCCTCTGTCTCCTTGCCCGTCCTCTCCAAGGACTTCCATTCCGTGAAGGATCACTGCCGCCACTTGCTCGAACTTGGCATCCTCCACGATAACCCAGCTCTGGGTTCGCGTGCCCACGCCAGGATCGTCGTCTTCGGACTAGAGCGCGATTCTTTCCTCTCCACGAAGCTCATCACCTTGTACTCCCTCTGCGGACGGCTCCACAACGCCGATGCAATCTTCGCCCGTGTCCCGCGTTGTGATGCCTTCATCCTTAACGCCATTCTCAGAGGATACTGCGCCAATGGGTTGCACCAGGAAGCCATCGATTTGTTCCACCGGAAGAGGAAAGATGGTGTGCGACCGGATTCCTACACCTTCTCCTGCATCTTCAAGGCGTGCGCTTCTCTCTCGGACCTTCGCCaaggcaaggagttgcaccaTCTGGCCGCCGCGGGCGGGTTCCAGTCGGACGTCTTTGTCGGCAACTCCCTGATGTGCGTGTATGCAAAATGCGGAAGCATCGAGGACGTCGTCAGAGTATTCGACGGAATGCCCCAGCAGGACACCGTGTCATGGACTTCGATCATTTCAGCTTACGCGCTCGATGGACGTAATCTGGAAGCCGCGGAGAAAGTAAGGCAGATGATCGAGTGTGGATTTAGGCCTGACCAGGTGACGATGCTCACCGTTCTTACGATGAGCGGTGACACGCCTGAGGTCGTCGGCCAAGTCCATGGTTACATGTTGAGAAGTGGGTTTGAACTGACATCCATGATCCAGAACTCGCTCATTTCAGCTTATGGCAAGTGTGGCAGAGCGGAGGAGGCGCGGAAGGTTTTCGATAGCTGCGCCCGAGTCAATAGAGTTACTTGGAACGCTTTGATCTCTAGTTACGCTCAGAATGGGCTGTTCGATGAAAGCATGCAGCTCCTTAGGGACATGAAGCATTCTGGATGTGACCTCGACGTGGTTACTTACAGTGGCGTCATATCTTCCTTCTCTCAGAACGATCTGTTCGGCTCGGCCATGGCAGTTTTCGAGGAATTGGTGAGTGTGGGGTTGAAACCGGACGTTGTTGCCGTTGCAAGTATACTACCAGCAATCTCGGGTCTTCAGTGCTCAAATTACTGCAAGGAAATCCATGCTTTTTCTTACAGACACTGGCTGGAGTCAGACAGGCGGATTAGGAACGCTCTGGTGTCAGTATATAGCAAATTTGGACTGCTCCAATGTGCCGAACGAGTCTTCGGGGCCATTGGCGAAAGAGATGTCATATCCTGGAGCTCGATGGTCATGGGGTATGCGCAGAACCAGTACTTTGCGGAAGCGTTGGACACTTTCCGGCAGATGATCGGAACGCGGACGAAACCGAATCCCATCACCATCACCAGCGTCCTTTCGTCGTGTGCAGGCGTCTCTGGACTGAGACAAGGGAAAGAGCTCCACGCGTGGGCGGTGAAGAACTCGGTCGACGACCAGCCCTTCGTCGGAAGTGCCTTGGTGGACATGTATGCAAAGTGCGGAAGGCTCGGCGACTCGAGAAAGGTGTTCGATCCGATGGAGGATAAGAACTTGGTCACCTACAACGTGATGATGGGGGGTTACGCGGTACACGGGCTGACGGAGAATGCTCTTGAGATTTTTCGCATGGTGGACGAACCCGACCAGGTGAGCTTCATCGCGGCCTTGTCGGCCTGTAGCCATGGAGGAAAAGTCGAAGAAGGGATCGAAATCTTCAACAGCATGAAGGACCTGAAGGTGAGCCCCAGAGAGGGGCACTACGCTCTCATGGTAGACTTGTTAGCCAGGTCGGGAAGATTGCAAGAAGCTCTCGATCTCATAGCCACGATGCCGACCAAGGCGAGCTCGGAAATCTGGGGAGCCATGCTCGGAGCATGCAGGATACACTCTGATCTGGAGATTGGCATCTACACGGGGAACCGAATCATCGAGTCGGGGAGCGGTAATTCGGGCTATTATGTGCTGCTGTCGAACATATTAGCCGACTTCGGCAGGTGGGAGGACGTGGAGGTGATCAGGGAGTTGATGAAGGAGAAGGAGGTCAAGAAATGTGCTGGGTGCAGTTGGATAGAGGTGAACAAGAGGGTGCGCTCCTTTGTTGCCAAGGAACGAGCACAGCAACCGGAATGGAAGAGCATGTTCCAGGTGCTGAGTGCGTTGAATGAGCAAACCAGGGGAATGAGCTGCTAG